A stretch of DNA from Thermanaerosceptrum fracticalcis:
CGCTCAAGGATGCAGCTCTTATCTATAAAACAGGAGGGGGCGTTGGTTTTCACTTCGGTAAACTCCGGGAAAGAGGAGCTCTGGTCAGTACAACCAAAGGTTATTCCAGCGGTACTGTTGCCTGGCTCAAAGTCTACGATACGGCTGTGGAGGCTATCGCCCAGGGCGGTAAAAGACGCGGTGCTGCCTTAGGTGTCCTTCCTGTGCATCACCCGGATATCCTGTCCTGGATTAAAGCTAAAGCGATAGATCGAGAAATAACCAATTTTAACCTCTCTGTAGCCATTACCGATGAATTTATCAGGGCTGTAGACAGGGATGAATATTTTACACTTAGCAGTCCCCTGGGTCACTCCGTAAGACAGATACCGGCTAGAGAACTATGGAATGAATTATGTTATCAAGCATGGTCAACGGGTGAACCGGGCCTATTTTTTATCGACCGGGCCAACAGGGATAACCCCAACCCCCATTTTGGACGAATCTATGGGGGGAACCCCTGCAGCGAATTTCTTGCCGTACCCTACAGTTCCTGTAATTTAGCTTCAATTAATTTGGAAAAACATCTTAGAAAATTAAATGGTGGCTGGGAGTTTGACTGGGAAAAATTCCGGACCACTATTCATACTGTAGTGCGTTTTCTTGATAATATGATCGACGCCAACGTCCTGCCTCTTCCTAAACTCCAGGAAATGGCCCTGGCAACCCGTCCCATCGGCTTAGGATTTATGGGACTGGCCCGGGTCTTAAAAGCCCTGGAACTGGGCTATCATACCGGGGAAGGGCGTAGCTTTGCCCAGTCTATGGCCAGTTTCCTCCGCCAGGAAGCAGAAGCAGCCTCCCGGGCCTTAGCTGGGGAAAGAGGGGTTTACCCCGCCTGGTCCGGCTCCCTGTGGGAGAAAAAAGGCGTGCGCCTCCGCCACTCTAATCTTTTGTCCATTGCTCCCACCGGGACCATCGCTACCCTCACCAATACATCCTGGAGTTTGGAACCCGAATTTGCCCCCGTCTATCAACGCCGCATCCTGGGGGGAAAAGTCTTCTGGGAAATGGATCCCCAACTGGAGGAGAAACTAAAGGAATTGGACCTGGACACACCGGAGCTTCGCCAGGAATTGGAGAAAAAAGGCAGCATTCAGGAGATAAAAGGAATTCCCCAGGAAATAAAAAATGTTTTCGTCTATTCCCTGGATATTAAACCTGCTGACCATCTGAAAATGCAGGCTGTCATCCAGGAATATGTGGATGGTGCCATCAGCAAAACCATCAACCTCCCGGCCAGCGCCACTGTGGCCGAGGTGGCCAAAGCCTACCGGCTGGCTTATGACCTGGGGCTTAAAGGCTGTACCGTCTATCGCCAGGGTACCCGCCTGGACCAGGTGCTTTCCTTGACTAAAACAAAATAAACCATACTGATATGGCTTGTCTACCAAGTTGTATCTAATCACTAAGATATATATATATATTTGGATTCTTGAGTGAACACAGAAAATTTAAAGATGTGATAAGAAAGCCCACTATCATAATGATAATGGGCTTTTGTACTTGGCATACTTTGTTCTAATAAATTATTCGGAAATACCCGCTATTTTTTTGGCTAATTCCTTTTTGGCGTTGAAATAGCAAGCTGCATACCAGCTTCGATGGCTTTTTGGTTGAGAGGTAATAAATCATGTCGATGGACAGGCAATATTTCTTTTAAACTTTCCAGGACCGATTCTGCTTTCAGACATTTGGTGGCAGAAATCAGGGTTCCCAGAAGGATCATATTGGCAATCCGTTCATTACCCAGTTCTTTGGCCATGTCATTGGCAGGTACTTTAATAACTTTAACATCCTGTCTTAACGCTTCGCGTGTAACTGTAGATGAATTAACGATAACCAGGCCGTTTTCACGGATACGTGTTTCGAATTTATCAAAAGAGGGTGCATTCATTACAACCAGCCCTGAGGGCTTACTAACTACAGGGGCATCTATTTCTTCCTCAGAGAGGATAACAGAGCAGTTGGCAGTCCCACCGCGCATTTCGGACCCATAGGAAGGTATGTACATCACTTGTTTTTGCTCTTTCATGCCAGCATAGGCAAGAATCCTCCCCATCAGCATTACCCCTTGACCGCCGAATCCTGCCAGGAGAAACTGGTGCATCATGTTATTCTACCTCCTTGGGTGCCTTAATTACTCCAACCGGATAATAGGCTTCCAAATTATTTTCCATCCATTTGATTGCTTCCACTGGCTCAATACCCCAGTTAGTCGGGCAAGTTGATAATATTTCGACAACGCTAAATCCTTTACCGGCCATTTGCAATTCAAAGGCCTTTCTTATAGCCTTCTTTGTCTTGTTAATAGAAGCCACGCTGCTGATCTTGGTTCTTTCCGCATATACACACCCATCCTGCAGGGCCAGCATTTCCGTCATCTTAATGGGATATCCCGTTAAAGCCGTATTACGACCGTAAGGTGAGGTGGTAGCTTTCATCTCCGGTAAGGTGGTCGGAGCCATTTGCCCACCGGTCATCCCATAAATACCGTTATTTACAAAGATAACACTTATCTTTTCCCCGCGTACTGCGGCATGAATTATTTCAGCAGTACCAATGGCTGCCAGGTCGCCGTCACCTTGATAGGTAAAGACTAAACAATTGGGATGGACACGCTTAACTCCGGTGGCAGTAGCTGGAGCCCTGCCATGGGCTGTGGCCACCATATCAAAATTGAAATA
This window harbors:
- a CDS encoding adenosylcobalamin-dependent ribonucleoside-diphosphate reductase gives rise to the protein MKERREPCLSPLALKILEERYLLRDKERHVIETPYDMYRRVAETMGGQEKAPAEQKEWTERFLEGLLNLEWSPASPCLMNAGTPLQQLSACFVLDIEDSMESIFTTLKDAALIYKTGGGVGFHFGKLRERGALVSTTKGYSSGTVAWLKVYDTAVEAIAQGGKRRGAALGVLPVHHPDILSWIKAKAIDREITNFNLSVAITDEFIRAVDRDEYFTLSSPLGHSVRQIPARELWNELCYQAWSTGEPGLFFIDRANRDNPNPHFGRIYGGNPCSEFLAVPYSSCNLASINLEKHLRKLNGGWEFDWEKFRTTIHTVVRFLDNMIDANVLPLPKLQEMALATRPIGLGFMGLARVLKALELGYHTGEGRSFAQSMASFLRQEAEAASRALAGERGVYPAWSGSLWEKKGVRLRHSNLLSIAPTGTIATLTNTSWSLEPEFAPVYQRRILGGKVFWEMDPQLEEKLKELDLDTPELRQELEKKGSIQEIKGIPQEIKNVFVYSLDIKPADHLKMQAVIQEYVDGAISKTINLPASATVAEVAKAYRLAYDLGLKGCTVYRQGTRLDQVLSLTKTK
- a CDS encoding thiamine pyrophosphate-dependent enzyme, with the protein product MNKIFSYPEALVDVPMHYCPGCTHGIIHRLVAEVIDEMGVMSKTIGVASVGCSCFNYDYFNFDMVATAHGRAPATATGVKRVHPNCLVFTYQGDGDLAAIGTAEIIHAAVRGEKISVIFVNNGIYGMTGGQMAPTTLPEMKATTSPYGRNTALTGYPIKMTEMLALQDGCVYAERTKISSVASINKTKKAIRKAFELQMAGKGFSVVEILSTCPTNWGIEPVEAIKWMENNLEAYYPVGVIKAPKEVE
- a CDS encoding 2-oxoacid:acceptor oxidoreductase family protein, which translates into the protein MMHQFLLAGFGGQGVMLMGRILAYAGMKEQKQVMYIPSYGSEMRGGTANCSVILSEEEIDAPVVSKPSGLVVMNAPSFDKFETRIRENGLVIVNSSTVTREALRQDVKVIKVPANDMAKELGNERIANMILLGTLISATKCLKAESVLESLKEILPVHRHDLLPLNQKAIEAGMQLAISTPKRN